From the Leptospira sp. WS60.C2 genome, one window contains:
- the lysS gene encoding lysine--tRNA ligase: MKDSNELIEQRIQKINDLKTKGINPYPLRFFPNADSKTLIAGFDPNNTEKKSFKLGGRLHAKRVMGKASFAHLKDAEGLIQLYATRDDLGEENYSLFKSLDLGDWIGIEGWLFQTQKGETTLHLTNVQLLAKCIRPLPVVKEKDGVIYDAFSDVEQRYRMRYVDLVVNENVRETFKMRSRIISEIRKFLTNEGFLEVETPMMQPIAGGAAARPFVTHHNTLDMELFLRIAPELYLKRLIVGGMDRVFELNRNFRNEGISTKHNPEFTMMEAYMAFGDMETMLSLTERMIVSVANAIGKGLKFAYGKDQIDLTPPWKRVKYIDIIKEYSGIDFSQITDVKEAIEKAKSKGVDSSDSVSIWKVCDDVFSALVEPHLIQPIFITDFPKELSPLAKSREDDPKYVERFEPYVAGREIGNAFTELNDPFDQRERFEEQVKQREAGDDEAFMMDDDYIRALEYGLPPTGGLGIGIDRLVMLLTDSHSIRDTILFPLMRPE, encoded by the coding sequence ATCAAAGATTCCAACGAACTCATTGAACAAAGAATTCAAAAGATAAACGATTTAAAAACAAAAGGAATCAACCCTTACCCACTTCGTTTTTTTCCAAACGCTGATTCTAAAACGTTAATCGCTGGTTTTGACCCAAACAACACTGAGAAAAAATCCTTTAAACTCGGTGGACGTTTGCATGCAAAACGTGTGATGGGAAAAGCAAGTTTTGCTCATTTAAAAGATGCAGAAGGCCTCATCCAATTGTATGCCACAAGGGATGACTTAGGAGAAGAAAATTATTCTCTCTTCAAGTCCCTCGACCTAGGGGATTGGATAGGAATCGAAGGATGGCTCTTCCAAACGCAAAAAGGAGAGACCACCCTCCACTTAACAAACGTTCAACTGCTTGCCAAATGTATACGCCCTCTTCCTGTTGTGAAAGAAAAAGATGGCGTGATCTATGATGCGTTTTCAGATGTTGAACAACGCTATCGAATGCGTTACGTTGACCTTGTTGTCAATGAAAACGTACGCGAAACCTTTAAGATGCGTTCTCGTATCATCTCGGAAATCCGAAAGTTTTTAACAAACGAAGGATTTTTGGAAGTGGAAACTCCGATGATGCAACCTATTGCAGGAGGGGCGGCGGCACGACCATTTGTCACCCACCACAACACTCTTGATATGGAGCTTTTCCTACGCATCGCACCTGAACTCTATTTAAAACGTCTCATTGTAGGTGGAATGGACCGAGTGTTTGAACTCAATAGAAACTTCCGTAACGAAGGAATCTCTACAAAACACAATCCAGAGTTTACGATGATGGAAGCCTATATGGCGTTTGGTGACATGGAAACCATGTTGTCTCTCACGGAAAGAATGATCGTATCCGTTGCCAATGCCATTGGAAAAGGCCTAAAATTTGCGTATGGAAAAGACCAAATTGACCTCACTCCTCCTTGGAAACGTGTGAAGTACATAGACATCATCAAAGAATACTCGGGCATTGATTTTAGCCAAATCACGGATGTAAAAGAAGCAATTGAAAAAGCAAAATCCAAAGGGGTGGATTCTTCGGATTCTGTTTCTATTTGGAAAGTTTGTGATGATGTCTTCAGTGCCCTAGTGGAGCCACACCTCATCCAACCTATCTTTATTACCGATTTTCCAAAAGAACTCTCCCCTCTTGCCAAATCAAGAGAAGACGATCCAAAATATGTGGAACGTTTTGAGCCATATGTGGCCGGAAGAGAAATCGGGAACGCCTTTACAGAGTTAAACGATCCATTTGACCAAAGAGAACGTTTTGAAGAACAGGTAAAACAAAGGGAAGCTGGGGATGATGAAGCCTTTATGATGGATGATGATTACATCCGGGCCTTAGAATACGGACTTCCTCCAACCGGTGGACTTGGAATTGGAATCGATCGTTTGGTGATGTTACTCACAGACTCTCATTCCATTCGGGATACGATTTTATTCCCTCTTATGAGACCAGAGTAA
- a CDS encoding dihydrolipoyl dehydrogenase: MKEYDILVIGAGAGTKLVTPPSLIGKRVAVFEKETPGGTCLNRGCIPSKMVIYPSELLRLREESKRFGIEYPNSPSFDVASIFQRVNETVKQDSDSIPIAYDKNPNIDYYPKKVWFKGPKLITDGETEYTAKHIFVVTGTRPNLPNIPGLKNTPFWTSREALSPDTFPKSLLVLGAGFISLELGAAYQAYGCQVTGLTRGEVLKHADGEIKQELNKHLPFPIFTDIQFESVSYKNNLFQVSGKNKDGQTMVWEAEKLLVATGIRPNTDDLHLENTKIQTNDKGYLLVDETLQTTEPGVYAFGDVIGRYFFRHSANFEGEYLFEHLYGSSDKKPIEYPPMPEAIFTHPQIASVGKTEEELIQTKIPYYKGVNPYRSSATGMARLSHLGFVKVLVCKKTEQVLGAHIIGEEAANLLHQILMGMYLKATLDDYLGMIYIHPAISEITRNAFRKVREQKLKEGNS; this comes from the coding sequence ATGAAAGAATATGACATCTTGGTGATTGGAGCAGGAGCTGGGACTAAACTAGTCACCCCACCTTCTCTCATTGGCAAACGAGTGGCCGTGTTTGAAAAAGAAACACCTGGCGGAACGTGTCTCAACCGAGGTTGTATTCCTTCGAAAATGGTCATTTACCCTTCCGAACTCCTTCGCCTTAGGGAAGAAAGCAAACGATTTGGAATCGAATACCCAAACTCCCCAAGTTTCGATGTAGCGTCCATCTTCCAACGTGTGAATGAAACGGTAAAACAAGACTCCGACTCGATTCCAATTGCCTACGATAAAAATCCAAACATTGATTATTATCCCAAAAAAGTTTGGTTCAAAGGCCCAAAGCTTATCACCGACGGTGAAACTGAATACACCGCCAAACATATCTTTGTTGTCACTGGCACAAGACCCAATCTTCCGAATATCCCTGGACTAAAAAACACACCTTTCTGGACTTCAAGAGAAGCACTTTCTCCCGATACCTTTCCCAAATCCCTTCTTGTCTTGGGAGCGGGATTTATTTCTTTAGAATTAGGCGCCGCCTACCAAGCGTATGGTTGCCAGGTGACAGGACTCACCCGCGGAGAAGTGTTAAAACATGCCGATGGGGAAATCAAACAAGAACTAAACAAACACCTTCCCTTCCCTATTTTTACTGACATTCAATTTGAATCTGTTTCCTACAAAAACAACTTGTTCCAAGTCTCTGGAAAAAATAAAGATGGGCAGACCATGGTTTGGGAAGCAGAAAAACTTCTCGTTGCCACTGGCATACGACCCAATACCGATGATCTTCATTTAGAGAACACAAAGATCCAAACAAACGACAAAGGTTACCTCCTTGTGGATGAAACTCTACAAACCACAGAGCCTGGTGTATATGCCTTTGGCGATGTGATTGGACGTTACTTCTTTCGACACAGTGCCAATTTCGAAGGAGAGTATCTCTTTGAACATTTGTATGGATCCTCCGATAAAAAACCAATCGAGTATCCTCCTATGCCAGAGGCCATCTTCACCCATCCACAAATTGCGAGTGTAGGAAAAACGGAAGAAGAACTCATCCAAACAAAGATTCCTTATTACAAAGGGGTGAACCCTTACCGCTCAAGTGCCACTGGAATGGCAAGGCTTTCCCATTTGGGGTTTGTCAAAGTCCTTGTTTGCAAAAAAACCGAACAAGTGCTTGGTGCGCATATCATTGGAGAAGAAGCGGCAAACCTACTCCACCAAATTTTAATGGGTATGTATCTGAAAGCAACACTCGACGATTATTTAGGTATGATCTACATCCATCCAGCCATCTCCGAAATTACAAGGAATGCCTTTCGGAAAGTCCGCGAACAAAAACTGAAAGAGGGAAACTCATGA
- a CDS encoding endonuclease has protein sequence MRTFFYRFLFLSILFLGITILSQNQTEERSEKSRITDFQKAKRVLKRFYEKVGKDFYCGCAFEKDETELGRFKINFESCGLDFRKDAKRQTWIEWEHIVPAHSFGKSRECWTKPNCEVGGKLLRGRKCCSATDPEFNLIEADLHNIVPVPGEINADRGIFPFGDIPGEPRAYGQCDFEVNFKDSVAEPKADIRGDIARIYFYMEWKYRIPVPEGKRELYESWSRLDPPDTFEIRKNEIVERIQKNGNPFVVGDTP, from the coding sequence TTGCGAACCTTCTTTTATCGTTTCCTTTTTCTTTCGATCCTCTTTTTGGGAATCACTATCCTATCGCAAAACCAAACTGAGGAACGAAGTGAAAAAAGTAGAATCACAGACTTTCAAAAAGCCAAACGAGTGTTAAAGCGATTTTATGAAAAGGTGGGAAAAGATTTTTATTGCGGCTGTGCCTTTGAAAAAGACGAGACAGAACTTGGTCGATTTAAAATCAATTTTGAATCCTGTGGCCTAGACTTCCGAAAAGATGCAAAACGCCAAACATGGATTGAATGGGAACACATTGTTCCCGCTCATAGTTTCGGAAAATCACGAGAGTGTTGGACAAAACCCAATTGTGAGGTGGGAGGCAAACTGCTTCGCGGACGCAAATGTTGTAGTGCAACCGATCCTGAATTCAATTTGATCGAAGCTGATCTCCACAACATCGTTCCCGTTCCAGGGGAGATCAATGCCGACCGAGGGATCTTTCCGTTTGGAGACATTCCAGGCGAACCCCGGGCCTACGGACAATGTGATTTTGAGGTAAATTTTAAAGACTCAGTGGCAGAACCAAAAGCAGACATTCGAGGGGATATCGCCCGCATTTACTTCTATATGGAATGGAAATATCGAATCCCTGTTCCAGAAGGAAAACGAGAGCTCTACGAATCTTGGAGTAGGCTTGATCCACCTGATACCTTCGAGATTCGAAAAAATGAAATCGTAGAACGGATCCAAAAAAATGGAAATCCCTTTGTGGTGGGAGACACCCCCTAA
- a CDS encoding MBL fold metallo-hydrolase has product MIEVLPIFTNSPLRNLTYLIYSNRTGESYSVDPYNAPLLLGHIKKMGLKLKGILNTHEHGDHTEGNLELKEETKCLVYGHKKAKDIIPGLDETLEEGDICFSVEGETIMALDTPGHTFCHLSFVHQNPKTILGIFSGDTLFNVGVGNCFRGGDPNVLYDTIETKYAKLPDSCLVYPGHDYWENNLAFSHHVDPNHPFRDEFETTRKPFQISTIGLEKKVSPFFRRDSESVKNRLTELGNLFKNDRDVFLSLRKLRDNW; this is encoded by the coding sequence ATGATTGAAGTCCTTCCCATTTTCACCAACTCACCACTTCGTAATTTAACCTACCTGATATATTCGAACAGAACAGGTGAGTCGTATTCTGTGGATCCTTACAATGCCCCACTCCTCTTAGGTCACATCAAAAAGATGGGTTTAAAACTAAAAGGAATTCTGAATACGCATGAACACGGCGATCATACAGAAGGGAATTTAGAACTCAAAGAAGAAACTAAATGTTTGGTCTATGGACACAAAAAAGCCAAAGACATCATTCCTGGCCTTGATGAAACCTTAGAAGAAGGAGACATTTGTTTTTCTGTGGAAGGAGAAACAATTATGGCCTTAGACACTCCAGGACATACCTTTTGTCACTTGAGTTTTGTTCACCAAAATCCAAAAACCATTCTTGGAATTTTTTCAGGGGATACGTTATTCAATGTAGGTGTTGGAAATTGTTTTCGAGGTGGCGATCCTAATGTTTTATATGACACGATCGAAACCAAATATGCCAAACTTCCTGATTCCTGTCTTGTGTATCCAGGACATGATTATTGGGAAAACAATCTCGCTTTTTCTCATCATGTAGATCCCAATCATCCATTTCGAGATGAATTCGAAACCACTCGGAAACCGTTTCAAATTTCGACCATTGGACTTGAGAAAAAAGTCAGCCCCTTTTTTCGAAGGGATTCTGAATCAGTTAAAAACCGACTAACAGAACTTGGAAATCTTTTCAAAAATGATCGAGACGTATTCTTAAGCTTACGTAAACTCAGAGACAACTGGTAA
- a CDS encoding ABC transporter ATP-binding protein — protein MNRYAIELTGLEKTYKNGVQALRSINLQVETGDFFALLGPNGAGKSTTIGILSSLVNKTGGTVKIFGVNIDENLNLAKTYLGIVPQEFNFGIFEAVEQILINQAGFYGIPLKEARERVQYYLEKLSLYDKRKAAAGTLSGGMKRRLMIARALIHDPKLLILDEPTAGVDIEIRRSMWDFLKELNKNGKTIILTTHYLEEAESLCKNIAIIDKGEIVENTSMKKLLQRLDKETFIIDLKKSFKTKPKSNRFHWTWLDDHSLEIQLDKKTSVNELFIELTKHKMDVLSLRNKANRLEELFLSLTGKH, from the coding sequence ATGAATCGATATGCGATCGAATTAACTGGCCTGGAAAAAACCTACAAAAATGGCGTACAGGCACTTCGCTCTATCAATCTCCAAGTGGAAACGGGAGATTTTTTTGCACTGCTTGGACCCAATGGTGCTGGCAAATCCACAACGATTGGTATCTTGAGTTCCCTTGTGAATAAAACAGGAGGCACTGTCAAAATCTTCGGAGTCAACATTGATGAAAATTTGAACCTCGCCAAAACTTATCTCGGAATTGTTCCACAAGAATTCAATTTTGGAATCTTCGAAGCCGTAGAGCAAATCCTTATCAACCAAGCTGGATTTTATGGAATCCCTCTGAAAGAGGCAAGAGAACGAGTTCAGTATTATCTAGAAAAATTGTCGCTGTATGACAAACGAAAGGCCGCCGCAGGAACCTTAAGTGGTGGGATGAAACGTAGACTCATGATTGCAAGAGCGCTCATCCATGATCCCAAACTTTTGATTTTAGATGAACCAACGGCGGGTGTGGACATTGAGATTCGAAGGTCCATGTGGGATTTTTTAAAAGAACTCAACAAAAACGGGAAAACCATCATTCTCACCACACATTACTTGGAAGAAGCGGAATCTCTTTGTAAAAATATCGCCATCATTGACAAGGGAGAAATCGTCGAAAACACATCGATGAAAAAACTTTTACAACGGCTAGACAAAGAAACCTTTATCATTGATTTAAAAAAGTCCTTCAAAACAAAACCCAAATCCAATCGGTTCCATTGGACTTGGTTAGATGATCATAGTTTGGAAATACAACTCGATAAAAAAACATCGGTCAATGAATTATTCATAGAACTCACGAAACACAAAATGGACGTATTAAGCCTTCGTAACAAAGCTAATCGACTAGAAGAATTGTTTTTATCACTCACAGGGAAACATTAA
- the serA gene encoding phosphoglycerate dehydrogenase — protein sequence MVSYPKGKIKVLLLENIHKDAYELFHRDGFDVTLIKDAMEEDELIEKIVDVHVLGIRSKTNVTKKALQNAKKLMTIGCFCIGTNQVELEEAEKKAIPVFNAPYSNTRSVAELVIAEIIMLARKASDQSRDVHLGKWNKIAKGCFEVRGKTLGIIGYGHIGTQVSVLAESMGMRVVFYDIISKLPLGNATAAPSYEELLKQSDFISFHVPETEETKNLFRKEHLNLLRDGAYVLNLSRGKVLEIDALVEGIKSGKIAGAGVDVFPEEPKSNDDPFVSPLQGLPNVILTPHIGGSTEEAQKNIGTEVAEKLLKYINNGSTTFSVNFPNIELGSLKSGYHRILNIHQNQPGFLRDINSIISDMGGNILTQNLSTSANIGYLSMEIDKNLGDELKDKIKAHKHSIRTRILY from the coding sequence ATGGTATCTTATCCCAAAGGAAAAATAAAAGTCCTACTACTGGAAAACATCCACAAGGATGCATACGAACTTTTCCACCGAGATGGTTTTGATGTGACCCTCATCAAGGATGCGATGGAAGAAGACGAGCTCATAGAAAAGATTGTAGATGTACACGTTCTCGGAATCCGAAGCAAAACCAATGTCACAAAAAAAGCGCTCCAAAATGCGAAAAAATTAATGACCATAGGTTGTTTCTGCATTGGAACGAACCAAGTGGAATTGGAAGAAGCCGAAAAAAAGGCCATTCCTGTTTTTAATGCACCTTACAGCAATACAAGATCCGTCGCCGAACTCGTGATTGCCGAAATCATCATGCTCGCAAGAAAAGCATCAGACCAATCCAGAGATGTCCACCTGGGCAAGTGGAATAAAATTGCCAAAGGATGTTTTGAAGTTCGTGGAAAAACACTTGGAATCATTGGTTATGGCCATATTGGAACCCAGGTCTCTGTGCTTGCCGAATCCATGGGAATGCGTGTGGTGTTTTATGATATCATTTCCAAACTTCCTCTGGGAAATGCGACAGCCGCACCAAGTTACGAAGAGCTACTCAAACAATCTGATTTTATTTCCTTCCATGTTCCAGAAACGGAAGAAACAAAAAATCTTTTCCGAAAAGAACATTTGAACCTCCTTCGCGACGGAGCCTATGTGTTAAACCTTTCTCGTGGAAAGGTTTTGGAAATTGATGCACTTGTGGAAGGAATCAAGTCTGGAAAAATTGCGGGAGCAGGAGTGGACGTGTTCCCAGAAGAACCAAAGTCCAACGATGATCCATTTGTGAGTCCACTCCAAGGACTTCCAAACGTGATTCTTACACCACATATTGGTGGTTCTACGGAGGAAGCTCAAAAAAACATTGGAACGGAAGTTGCTGAAAAATTGTTAAAATACATTAACAATGGTTCTACAACCTTTTCTGTGAACTTTCCCAATATTGAGCTCGGAAGTTTAAAATCGGGATACCACCGCATTTTGAACATCCACCAAAACCAACCAGGTTTTTTACGAGATATCAACTCCATCATCTCTGATATGGGTGGAAATATCCTCACTCAAAACCTGAGCACATCAGCTAATATTGGTTATTTGAGTATGGAAATTGATAAAAACTTGGGTGATGAACTCAAAGATAAAATCAAAGCCCACAAACATTCGATTCGCACTCGAATCCTCTACTAA
- a CDS encoding MAPEG family protein — MTILIICLLISILQIYIAKAVVAVAMAKEENGYDNHHPRMQQSKLTGWGARAFAAHQNGFEAFPMFAIGVLLNMVLEVDFYFVEMLALGFISLRFLYIYLYIADYSYARSTIWTVAFLCNLGMFILPLLY; from the coding sequence ATGACCATTCTAATCATTTGCCTTCTCATTTCCATCCTTCAAATCTACATCGCAAAAGCAGTTGTTGCCGTTGCAATGGCAAAAGAAGAAAACGGTTACGACAACCATCACCCACGTATGCAACAATCCAAACTCACGGGTTGGGGAGCACGAGCTTTTGCGGCCCACCAAAATGGATTTGAAGCTTTCCCAATGTTTGCAATAGGGGTCTTACTCAATATGGTGTTAGAAGTTGACTTTTACTTTGTGGAAATGTTAGCTCTTGGTTTTATTTCCCTTCGCTTTTTATATATCTATTTGTATATTGCAGATTATTCCTATGCGCGTTCTACCATTTGGACAGTTGCTTTCCTCTGCAATTTAGGGATGTTCATCTTACCATTACTCTATTAA
- a CDS encoding rhodanese-related sulfurtransferase, whose product MKKFLFNRYDKETLLKKVSEDKRERRVISFYRYVKLEDPVEFRNKLYDRFDDLGILGRIYLAKEGINAQFSIPIENYDALREFVDTIPELKNIYFNDAVEDKKESFIKLAIKVRKKIVADGLDDSQFDPSDVGTHLSPLEFHKALEEEGVIVVDLRNNYESEVGHFENAILPDVGTFREELPLVEKILEKDKDKKILLYCTGGIRCEKASAYLKYKGFQKVHQLRGGIINYAKAIQDGGLQSKFKGKNFVFDDRLGERITDDILTVCYTCGKPSDRHANCANIGCHVLIVQCESCSETLLGCCSEDCKDVVLLPEETQKKLRQELRKKHQYPSHHLTRKMVGK is encoded by the coding sequence ATGAAAAAATTTTTATTCAATCGATATGACAAAGAAACACTCTTAAAAAAAGTTTCCGAAGACAAACGTGAAAGAAGAGTCATTTCTTTTTACCGTTATGTGAAATTAGAAGACCCAGTTGAATTTAGAAACAAGTTGTATGATCGGTTTGATGATCTAGGAATCTTAGGGCGTATTTATTTGGCAAAAGAAGGAATCAATGCACAGTTTTCAATACCCATCGAAAACTATGACGCCTTACGCGAGTTTGTGGATACCATCCCTGAATTAAAAAACATCTATTTTAATGATGCCGTCGAAGACAAAAAAGAGAGTTTCATCAAACTTGCCATCAAAGTTCGCAAAAAAATCGTCGCAGATGGTTTAGATGATTCCCAATTTGATCCTTCTGACGTAGGAACTCATCTTTCTCCTTTGGAATTCCACAAAGCCCTCGAAGAAGAAGGGGTGATTGTTGTAGATTTACGCAATAACTATGAATCGGAAGTGGGTCATTTTGAAAATGCGATTTTACCTGATGTAGGCACATTTCGCGAAGAACTTCCGTTAGTGGAAAAAATACTAGAGAAGGATAAAGACAAAAAAATCCTCCTCTATTGTACGGGGGGCATTCGCTGTGAGAAAGCAAGTGCGTATCTCAAATACAAAGGATTCCAAAAAGTCCATCAACTGAGAGGTGGCATCATCAATTACGCAAAAGCCATACAGGACGGTGGACTCCAGTCCAAATTCAAAGGCAAAAACTTTGTCTTTGATGACCGTTTAGGAGAACGAATCACAGATGATATCCTCACCGTTTGTTATACATGTGGAAAACCATCCGACCGCCATGCCAATTGTGCAAACATTGGATGCCATGTGTTGATTGTTCAGTGTGAATCTTGCTCGGAGACACTTCTTGGTTGTTGTTCGGAAGACTGTAAGGATGTGGTCCTACTTCCAGAAGAAACACAAAAAAAATTAAGACAAGAACTTCGAAAAAAACACCAATATCCGTCTCACCACCTCACTCGAAAAATGGTAGGTAAATAA